From Methanocalculus natronophilus, one genomic window encodes:
- a CDS encoding DNA-directed RNA polymerase subunit N, with protein MIPVRCFTCGKVVSTAWDEFKERSAAGEDPKEILDSLDLERYCCRRMLLSHKEIVDELYPYQ; from the coding sequence ATGATACCTGTACGATGTTTCACCTGTGGAAAAGTCGTTTCCACGGCATGGGATGAGTTCAAAGAGCGATCAGCAGCAGGAGAGGATCCAAAAGAGATCCTCGATTCCCTCGATTTGGAACGCTACTGTTGCAGAAGAATGCTTCTCTCACATAAGGAGATTGTTGATGAGCTGTATCCCTATCAATGA
- a CDS encoding 30S ribosomal protein S9 — protein sequence MTKIINTSGKRKTAVARATLREGKGRIRINSVPLEIYGSDLIRMKIAEALVLAPGVTDTIDIDIDVSGGGIIGQAEAIRTALGRGILGWTNDPAIKEGYLGYDRTLLVNDSRQKEAKKPHGRGARKRFQKSYR from the coding sequence ATGACAAAAATTATCAATACAAGCGGAAAGAGAAAGACAGCCGTTGCCCGCGCCACCCTGCGTGAGGGGAAGGGCAGGATCCGGATCAATTCGGTCCCCCTTGAGATCTATGGATCTGATCTGATCCGGATGAAGATTGCAGAGGCACTCGTCCTCGCACCCGGTGTCACAGACACTATCGACATCGATATCGATGTATCGGGTGGAGGTATCATCGGCCAGGCAGAAGCCATCCGGACCGCACTTGGCCGGGGCATCCTGGGCTGGACAAATGATCCCGCAATCAAGGAAGGGTACCTTGGATACGACAGGACCCTGCTCGTCAATGATTCGCGCCAGAAAGAAGCGAAGAAACCGCACGGGCGTGGAGCAAGGAAGAGATTCCAGAAGTCGTACCGTTAA